From a single Planctellipticum variicoloris genomic region:
- a CDS encoding YezD family protein, giving the protein MDQPASMDQSKLRTGPLTETVLAALAEALRGVRYGTVTVVVQDGRVVQIDRTDRRRLKAEQE; this is encoded by the coding sequence ATGGATCAGCCTGCTTCCATGGACCAGTCGAAGTTACGCACAGGCCCATTGACTGAGACCGTACTCGCAGCGCTCGCGGAAGCGCTCCGCGGCGTGCGCTACGGCACAGTCACCGTTGTCGTTCAGGACGGTCGCGTGGTGCAGATCGACCGGACCGATCGTCGCCGTCTGAAAGCGGAGCAAGAGTAA